From the genome of Dermacentor variabilis isolate Ectoservices unplaced genomic scaffold, ASM5094787v1 scaffold_14, whole genome shotgun sequence, one region includes:
- the LOC142567793 gene encoding uncharacterized protein LOC142567793 has protein sequence MTTAVLEHIAVQNFHPENIADFDPTVRYDVWWNGDDTTSGGYYKARVLHMAETEEEMRTHMSKRLRKPVVSLEKGKKRAKGKQGTQATKSMRVEVQRSVERELLADIQAACPQQHVQCTCCDQGCVVLEELAKYKKETAEQSKQLEEQSKQFEDVAEELRSLKAKMLILKNRNVHLQDALASKVLASESRIIYATSLGVSVVAGPPGPTGAQGANDPVPLVQPRHTIFSAKPRTTAAPAMIVQPLSAGYLSEPRTTVAPAPSQPTAVDCMSEPSTSCTQVQSTARASTPEPAPEDGFISEMPGMVPNDFADIDLFAEEEAVDVVIGSSRDDGKMYAGSGKWIDKAAWGTLFRASGDSMFCRMASTIYWTPDELRNRSVTGTLSNKSRSMGRTEARQAVTPEKLSSLKSMHN, from the exons ATGACCACTGCGGTTCTGGAGCACATCGCAGTGCAAAACTTTCATCCTGAAAATATTGCGGATTTCGATCCCACCGTCCGCTACGACGTGTGGTGGAATGGGGACGATACCACGTCGGGAGGATACTATAAGGCCAGAGTGCTGCACATGGCTG AAACCGAAGAAGAGATGCGAACGCATATGTCCAAAAGGCTCAGAAAGCCTGTAGTCTCCTTGGAGAAAGGCAAGAAGAGGGCCAAAGGAAAG CAGGGCACACAGGCAACAAAAAGTATGAGAGTGGAAGTTCAGCGAAGCGTAGAAAGGGAATTGCTCGCAGACATCCAAGCTGCATGCCCGCAACAGCATGTGCAGTGCACATGCTGTGACCAAGGATGTGTTGTTCTTGAAGAACTTGCgaagtacaaaaaagaaactgcagagcAAAGCAAGCAGCTTGAGGAACAAAGCAAGCAGTTTGAAGATGTCGCTGAGGAGCTAAGGAGTCTGAAGGCAAAGATGCTCATCTTGAAGAACAGAAATGTACATCTGCAAGATGCTTTGGCTTCAAAAGTCTTAGCAAGTG AGAGCAGGATTATCTACGCCACGTCATTGGGAGTTTCGGTGGTGGCAGGTCCTCCAGGACCAACAGGAGCACAAGGAGCCAACG ATCCCGTACCTCTGGTTCAGCCGCGCCATACAATTTTTTCTGCAAAGCCCA GAACCACTGCTGCCCCGGCTATGATTGTACAGCCACTATCAGCTGGCTACTTGTCGGAGCCCA GAACCACTGTTGCCCCAGCTCCAAGCCAGCCAACTGCAGTGGACTGCATGTCAGAGCCTA GTACAAGCTGCACACAAGTGCAGAGCACTGCAAGGGCTTCGACACCAGAGCCAG CGCCAGAAGATGGCTTCATCAGCGAGATGCCAGGCATGGTGCCAAATGACTTCG CTGACATTGACCTGTTCGCTGAAGAAGAGGCCGTCGATGTGGTAATCGGATCCTCAAGAGATGATGGAAAG ATGTATGCTGGATCCGGGAAGTGGATTGACAAGGCAGCATGGGGGACACTGTTCCGGGCGTCGGGCGACTCCATGTTTTGTCGCATGGCTTCGACTATTTACTGGACGCCTGATGAACTCCGGAACAGAAGTGTCACCGGAACCTTGTCAAACAAGTCGCGGTCCATGGGAAGGACGGAGGCCAGGCAAGCTGTAACACCAGAGAAGCTGTCATCCTTGAAAAGTATGCACAATTGA